One Bradyrhizobium zhanjiangense DNA segment encodes these proteins:
- a CDS encoding FAD-dependent oxidoreductase, whose protein sequence is MRAMTIEEPARQVPLYGEYEVVVLGGGPAGIVAAASAARAGRKTLLIERYGFLGGMGTAAGVTNFCGLHGNVYGQAHRLVQGMASELLARIDRLNGLNAPHLILGKVFAQAYDTAAYKIAADELLASHKVHILFHALGAGVVMGDDSRIDALMVETKAGRRAVRSEIFIDCSGDGDLAVWAGAPFEIGDEHGHPMYPSMMLRLNGIDPEKAGDAWRTIPQLMEMAIAAGTHTFPRKSAIVRPQKSGIEWRVNFTQVAREDGHAINGVEPDDLTRGEIEGRKQALAAYEFLRSTVPGFEKSYIVDLPPQLGIRETRRIKGGYQLSGADVLGCASFEDSIGVNGWPIEAHVPGDVVFTFPPIPESRGYNELPYRMLVPEGVDNLLVAGRCASMTHEGQSAARVSGACFVMGEAAGSAAALALSGNRIPRDIPVEKLQETLKQQGAFIGRDQTVPEGL, encoded by the coding sequence ATGCGGGCCATGACGATCGAAGAACCGGCACGACAGGTGCCGCTCTATGGCGAGTATGAAGTCGTCGTGCTCGGCGGCGGCCCCGCCGGCATTGTCGCCGCGGCCTCTGCCGCGCGCGCCGGGCGGAAGACGCTGCTGATCGAGCGCTACGGCTTTCTCGGCGGCATGGGCACGGCGGCCGGCGTCACCAATTTCTGCGGCCTGCATGGGAATGTCTACGGCCAGGCGCACCGGCTGGTGCAGGGCATGGCGTCCGAGCTGCTGGCGCGGATCGATCGGCTCAACGGTCTCAATGCGCCGCACCTGATCCTCGGCAAGGTCTTTGCACAGGCCTATGACACCGCCGCCTACAAGATCGCGGCCGACGAATTGCTTGCCAGCCACAAGGTACACATCCTCTTCCATGCACTCGGCGCCGGCGTGGTGATGGGCGACGACAGCCGCATCGATGCGCTGATGGTCGAGACCAAGGCCGGCCGGCGGGCAGTGCGATCTGAGATCTTCATCGACTGCTCCGGCGACGGCGATCTCGCGGTGTGGGCCGGTGCGCCGTTCGAAATCGGCGACGAGCACGGCCATCCGATGTACCCCTCGATGATGCTGCGTCTCAACGGCATCGATCCGGAGAAGGCGGGCGATGCCTGGCGCACCATTCCGCAATTGATGGAAATGGCCATCGCGGCCGGCACCCACACATTCCCGCGCAAGAGCGCGATCGTGCGGCCGCAAAAATCCGGCATCGAATGGCGGGTGAATTTCACCCAAGTGGCGCGCGAGGACGGCCACGCCATCAACGGCGTCGAGCCCGACGATCTCACCCGCGGCGAGATCGAGGGCCGCAAGCAGGCGCTTGCCGCGTACGAGTTCCTTCGTAGCACCGTGCCGGGCTTCGAAAAGTCCTACATCGTCGACCTGCCGCCGCAGCTCGGGATCCGCGAGACCCGCCGCATCAAGGGCGGCTACCAGCTCAGCGGTGCGGATGTGCTCGGCTGCGCTTCGTTCGAGGATTCCATCGGCGTCAATGGCTGGCCGATCGAGGCCCATGTGCCCGGCGACGTCGTCTTCACCTTCCCGCCGATCCCGGAATCGCGGGGCTATAACGAGCTGCCCTATCGCATGCTGGTGCCCGAAGGCGTCGACAATCTCCTGGTCGCCGGCCGCTGTGCCTCGATGACCCATGAGGGCCAGTCGGCGGCGCGGGTCTCCGGGGCTTGCTTCGTGATGGGCGAGGCCGCCGGTTCCGCCGCCGCGCTGGCGCTGTCCGGAAACCGGATCCCGCGTGACATCCCCGTTGAAAAATTGCAGGAAACGTTGAAACAACAGGGCGCCTTCATCGGGCGAGACCAGACGGTGCCCGAGGGCCTGTAG
- a CDS encoding LysR family transcriptional regulator, which translates to MDILVNLQAFLATADAAGFSAAARKLDVSTSVVAKRVTQLEARIGTPLFHRSTRQLRLTEAGQRYVHRARGVVADATDLLSRMGEKGHDLVDHLRIKAPTSLTVARLADAFSAFQTQNPRLKLEIVLIDRPVDPVTEGFDIAIGAFPHSFGGVVDEPLCPLKRLLCASPAYLKKHGTPKHPRDLVEHRCLSFMPTGPEWVFDGPRGRISIQVSPLLSSNEGHVLARSAIAGNGIALMSHYLVADALRDGTLKPVLRDFPIPELWVKAAIPERRRNAAAVQALLTLLKTSLATSL; encoded by the coding sequence ATGGACATCCTCGTGAACCTGCAAGCCTTCCTCGCCACGGCGGATGCGGCCGGATTCTCGGCCGCCGCGCGAAAGCTTGATGTCTCGACCTCGGTCGTCGCCAAGCGCGTCACGCAACTGGAGGCCCGCATCGGCACGCCGTTGTTTCACCGTTCGACCCGGCAGTTGCGACTGACCGAGGCCGGACAGCGCTACGTGCATCGCGCGCGCGGCGTCGTGGCTGACGCCACCGACCTGCTCTCGCGCATGGGCGAGAAGGGCCACGATCTCGTCGATCACCTCCGCATCAAGGCGCCGACCTCGCTGACTGTGGCGCGTCTCGCCGACGCCTTCAGCGCGTTCCAGACCCAGAACCCGCGGCTGAAGCTCGAGATCGTTCTGATCGATCGCCCGGTCGATCCCGTCACCGAAGGATTTGACATCGCCATCGGCGCCTTCCCGCATTCCTTCGGCGGCGTGGTCGACGAGCCGCTGTGCCCGTTGAAGCGGCTGCTTTGCGCCTCACCAGCCTATTTGAAGAAGCACGGCACGCCAAAACATCCGCGCGATCTGGTCGAGCATCGCTGCCTCAGCTTCATGCCGACCGGCCCGGAATGGGTCTTCGACGGACCGCGTGGCCGCATCAGCATCCAGGTCAGCCCGCTGCTCTCCTCCAACGAGGGGCACGTGCTGGCGCGCAGCGCCATCGCCGGCAACGGCATCGCGCTGATGTCGCATTATCTCGTCGCGGATGCCTTGCGTGACGGCACGCTGAAGCCGGTGCTGCGCGATTTTCCGATTCCGGAATTGTGGGTGAAGGCCGCAATCCCCGAACGCCGGCGCAACGCCGCCGCAGTGCAGGCGCTGCTCACGCTGCTGAAAACGTCACTCGCGACGTCGCTGTGA
- a CDS encoding TetR/AcrR family transcriptional regulator, whose product MKKHAPSAKRGAGATRAKPEPGYHHGELQEALIAASEAILAEQGAEGFTLREAARRAGVSPAAPSHHFGNAQGLLTEVAIRGYDALAGALREAASGKQGARDKLHAQGLAYVNFALTHPGRFQMMFANKRLVADDARLRQASRAAGHAFEIVVAELVGGTAKEAKTAAAAAWSTVHGFAKLALEEKFGSVRNEVGRREIMMTLDQVLNYLWPASGAHR is encoded by the coding sequence ATGAAGAAACACGCCCCCTCCGCCAAGCGCGGCGCCGGCGCGACGCGGGCAAAGCCGGAGCCCGGTTATCATCACGGTGAATTGCAGGAGGCGTTGATCGCTGCGAGCGAAGCCATTCTCGCCGAGCAGGGTGCCGAGGGTTTCACGCTGCGCGAAGCCGCGCGACGCGCCGGGGTTTCGCCGGCTGCCCCGTCGCATCATTTCGGCAACGCGCAGGGGCTTCTCACCGAAGTCGCGATCCGCGGTTACGACGCGCTTGCCGGCGCCTTGCGCGAGGCGGCATCCGGCAAGCAGGGTGCGCGCGACAAGCTCCATGCCCAGGGACTTGCTTATGTCAATTTTGCGCTGACACATCCCGGCCGGTTCCAGATGATGTTTGCGAACAAGCGCCTCGTGGCAGACGATGCGCGTCTGAGGCAGGCGAGCAGGGCCGCCGGTCACGCGTTCGAGATCGTCGTCGCCGAGCTGGTCGGCGGCACCGCGAAGGAGGCGAAGACAGCGGCTGCGGCGGCCTGGTCCACCGTTCACGGCTTTGCCAAGCTTGCGCTTGAGGAGAAATTCGGCTCTGTGAGGAACGAGGTTGGACGCCGCGAGATCATGATGACGCTCGACCAAGTCCTGAACTATCTATGGCCGGCAAGCGGCGCGCACCGTTGA
- a CDS encoding enoyl-CoA hydratase-related protein, protein MPANPVLWTLDERGVATVTLNRPEVNNAYDGALIAGVLAAMDDLGNKPNLRVVVLRGNGKHFQAGADLKWINGVRPQSTEANEAASRATFEAVQRLNTLSVPTVALVQGGCFGGGTGVIAACDVVIAAENALFSITEVRWGLTAAIIIPQLCDAIGVRQVRRYALTGERFGAEDARRIGLVHEVVPLADLEAAGAKVVEQLLANGPEAMAETKRLALESSFGGMAVDDAAYTRLVQLHSVKRQSAEAAEGLASFAEKRAANWDGAKT, encoded by the coding sequence ATGCCCGCCAACCCTGTCCTGTGGACCCTTGATGAGCGCGGCGTCGCGACCGTCACCTTGAACCGTCCCGAGGTCAACAACGCCTATGACGGCGCGCTGATCGCGGGCGTGCTCGCGGCCATGGACGATCTCGGCAACAAGCCGAACTTGCGTGTCGTGGTGCTCCGCGGCAACGGCAAGCATTTCCAGGCCGGCGCCGACCTCAAATGGATCAATGGCGTGCGGCCGCAATCGACTGAAGCGAACGAGGCGGCGTCACGAGCGACCTTCGAGGCCGTGCAGCGGCTCAACACGCTGTCGGTTCCGACGGTCGCGCTGGTGCAAGGCGGCTGTTTTGGTGGCGGCACCGGCGTGATTGCGGCCTGCGATGTCGTGATCGCGGCCGAAAACGCGCTATTCTCGATCACCGAGGTGCGCTGGGGCCTGACCGCGGCGATCATCATCCCGCAGCTCTGCGACGCCATCGGCGTGCGCCAGGTCCGCCGGTACGCCCTGACCGGCGAGCGCTTCGGCGCCGAGGACGCCCGCCGCATCGGCCTCGTCCACGAGGTGGTGCCGCTCGCCGATCTCGAAGCCGCCGGCGCGAAAGTGGTCGAGCAGCTGCTCGCCAACGGGCCGGAGGCGATGGCCGAAACCAAGCGCCTTGCGCTGGAGAGCTCGTTCGGCGGAATGGCGGTGGACGATGCGGCGTACACGCGGCTCGTGCAGCTGCATTCGGTCAAGCGCCAGAGCGCGGAGGCCGCGGAAGGACTGGCGTCCTTCGCGGAGAAGCGGGCGGCGAATTGGGATGGCGCGAAAACTTGA
- a CDS encoding alpha/beta family hydrolase, whose protein sequence is MTSKTTELKLDIERIGMVSAILTLPAHARACYVLAHGAGANMRHAFMEKVAAGLAERGIATFRFNFPYMEERKGRPDQPAVAHAAIRAAVAEAARLCPGITLIAGGKSFGGRMTSQAQSKAALPDVKGLAFLGFPLHADKKPSSERAEHLAGIAIPMLFLQGTRDGLADLGYLRPVVEKLGPKATLHQVEAGDHSFAVLKKSGRTNDEALTEVLDTLAAWIDGLA, encoded by the coding sequence ATGACAAGCAAGACGACGGAGCTCAAGCTCGACATCGAACGCATCGGCATGGTCTCCGCGATCCTGACGCTTCCGGCCCATGCGCGCGCCTGCTACGTCCTCGCGCACGGCGCCGGTGCGAACATGCGGCATGCCTTCATGGAGAAGGTCGCCGCGGGCCTTGCGGAGCGCGGCATTGCGACGTTCCGCTTCAATTTTCCCTACATGGAGGAGAGGAAGGGGCGTCCCGACCAGCCGGCCGTCGCGCACGCCGCCATCCGCGCGGCTGTCGCGGAAGCTGCCCGGCTCTGCCCCGGCATCACGCTCATCGCCGGCGGAAAATCGTTCGGCGGGCGCATGACATCACAGGCGCAGTCCAAGGCTGCATTACCTGATGTCAAAGGGCTCGCCTTCCTCGGCTTCCCCCTGCACGCCGACAAGAAGCCGTCCTCCGAGCGCGCCGAGCACCTCGCCGGCATTGCTATCCCCATGCTGTTCTTGCAAGGCACCCGCGATGGGCTCGCCGATCTGGGCTATCTCAGGCCTGTCGTCGAGAAGCTCGGCCCGAAGGCGACGCTGCATCAGGTCGAAGCCGGCGACCATTCGTTTGCGGTGCTAAAGAAGTCCGGCCGCACCAATGACGAGGCACTCACCGAGGTGCTCGACACGCTGGCGGCCTGGATCGATGGGCTCGCCTGA
- a CDS encoding SDR family NAD(P)-dependent oxidoreductase: protein MTEMQDITASSPVKRRHLVGGAALGMLAGAVGGLAGGVALGQSATLPQQKPSGKRRFEGKVVIVTGGTSGIGRAATLMFAAEGGQVAFCGRNAERGKRVENEVGEAGGDAVFIRADVRNEAEIKALVDKTIERYGRLDVAFNNAGISIERPLHEYSAAEFDDVISTDLRGVFLSMKYEIPHMLEKGGAIVVTASSNAIATTAKRSAYSAAKRGLVGLVQAAALDYAKHGIRINTLVPGTTDTPMIRRLAGMENLPDAAWHVGIAQWAKSNVPGLQRVATPEEIAAFALVLASDDHPYTTGGQFVIDGGKTAHGG from the coding sequence ATGACCGAAATGCAGGATATCACCGCAAGCAGTCCCGTAAAGCGGCGTCATCTGGTCGGAGGCGCCGCGCTCGGCATGCTCGCGGGCGCCGTCGGTGGCCTCGCCGGCGGCGTGGCGCTCGGCCAGAGTGCGACGCTGCCGCAGCAGAAGCCCAGCGGCAAGCGCCGATTCGAGGGCAAGGTCGTCATCGTCACGGGCGGCACCTCCGGCATCGGCCGCGCCGCGACGCTGATGTTCGCGGCCGAAGGCGGCCAGGTCGCCTTCTGCGGCCGCAACGCCGAGCGCGGCAAACGGGTGGAGAATGAGGTGGGCGAGGCCGGCGGCGACGCGGTCTTCATTCGCGCCGACGTCCGCAACGAGGCCGAGATCAAGGCGCTGGTCGACAAGACGATCGAACGCTACGGACGGCTCGACGTCGCCTTCAACAACGCCGGCATTTCCATCGAGCGTCCCCTTCACGAATACAGCGCGGCCGAATTCGACGACGTGATCAGCACCGACCTGCGCGGCGTATTTCTGTCGATGAAGTATGAGATCCCTCACATGCTGGAGAAAGGCGGCGCGATCGTCGTCACGGCGTCGTCGAACGCCATTGCCACGACAGCCAAACGCTCGGCCTATTCGGCGGCCAAGCGCGGACTGGTCGGCCTGGTCCAGGCCGCGGCACTCGACTACGCAAAACATGGCATCCGCATCAACACACTGGTTCCCGGTACCACCGACACGCCGATGATTCGCCGGCTCGCCGGCATGGAGAATCTGCCCGATGCAGCCTGGCACGTCGGCATTGCGCAATGGGCCAAATCCAACGTTCCGGGCTTGCAGCGCGTGGCAACCCCCGAGGAGATCGCCGCCTTTGCGCTCGTGCTGGCCTCCGACGATCATCCCTACACGACCGGCGGTCAGTTCG
- a CDS encoding ketopantoate reductase family protein, whose protein sequence is MRICIFGAGAVGSHIAVRLARAGHEVSCVMRGAHLEAARAGGLKLRVGDSEVSAKVNASGDPAQLGPQDVVISTLKATALQGLVSNIKPLLQDDTAIVFAQNGIPWWYGIGLPPRHPTPPDISFLDPGGRLRACIPKERIVGGVVFSSNEVIAPGVVQNLTPDRNRLLIGECDDRNCERITKLRGVFNDARLESPPVAEIREAIWSKLLTNMSLSVLCLLTGQTARGVRDDPAFTEVIPRMLNEANDIAQHFIPEVKRVTRSGPAPNHKPSLLQDYELGRAMEIDVLVKAPAAFARTAGLSTPTLDLIAALAIQKARDKGLYSA, encoded by the coding sequence ATGCGCATCTGCATTTTCGGCGCGGGCGCCGTCGGCAGCCACATTGCGGTCCGGCTGGCACGCGCCGGCCATGAGGTCTCGTGCGTGATGCGGGGGGCGCATCTGGAGGCGGCGCGCGCCGGCGGCCTCAAGCTGCGCGTCGGCGATTCCGAGGTCAGCGCCAAGGTGAACGCGTCAGGCGATCCGGCCCAGCTCGGCCCGCAGGACGTCGTGATCTCGACGCTGAAGGCGACCGCACTTCAGGGACTGGTTTCCAACATCAAGCCGCTGCTCCAGGACGACACAGCGATCGTGTTCGCGCAGAACGGCATTCCCTGGTGGTACGGCATCGGCCTGCCGCCGCGGCACCCGACCCCGCCCGACATTTCCTTCCTCGATCCCGGCGGTCGGTTGCGTGCCTGCATCCCGAAGGAACGGATCGTCGGCGGCGTCGTCTTCTCCTCCAACGAGGTGATCGCGCCCGGCGTGGTGCAGAACCTGACGCCGGACCGCAACCGCCTGCTGATCGGGGAATGCGACGACCGCAATTGCGAGCGCATCACCAAGCTGCGCGGCGTCTTCAACGATGCCCGGCTGGAATCGCCGCCGGTGGCCGAGATCCGCGAGGCGATCTGGTCAAAGCTGCTGACCAACATGTCGCTGTCGGTGCTGTGCCTGCTCACCGGCCAGACCGCGCGCGGCGTGCGCGACGACCCCGCCTTCACTGAAGTCATCCCGCGCATGCTCAACGAGGCCAACGACATCGCCCAGCATTTCATTCCCGAGGTCAAACGCGTGACCCGCAGCGGCCCCGCCCCCAACCACAAGCCGTCGCTGCTGCAGGACTACGAGCTCGGCCGCGCCATGGAGATCGACGTGCTGGTGAAAGCGCCTGCCGCTTTCGCCCGCACCGCCGGGCTGTCGACGCCGACGCTCGACCTGATCGCCGCGCTCGCGATTCAGAAGGCGCGCGACAAGGGGCTTTACTCGGCCTGA
- a CDS encoding ABC transporter substrate-binding protein, translated as MIGIARLALVGLLAIMAMSTARAEDALKAKIGVLRLSSSAPVFIAQDKGYFREAGLEVELKFFDAAQPIAVATTSGDVDFGITAFTAGLYNLAGKGTLKVIGGMSREKAGYPLIGYFASNNAYAAGLKTPKDLAGKRVAVTQVGSSFHYSLGLLADKYGFKLADVKIVPLQSLSNAAAALKGETVDAALLPISTARKLMDEGGAKFLGWVGDETPWQLGAVFASPKTLTNKVLVTKLLGALAKADREYHDVILAAMKDGVAPINDKTKPLLEIIAKYTNLPVEQVVGNCAYIDPDGKLDVKNVDNQIKWLQEQGFADKGFDANAIIAKDYVKAD; from the coding sequence ATGATCGGGATTGCGCGGCTCGCGCTAGTGGGCCTTTTGGCGATCATGGCGATGAGCACGGCCAGGGCCGAAGACGCGCTGAAGGCGAAGATCGGCGTGCTTCGTCTGTCGTCCTCCGCGCCGGTCTTCATCGCGCAGGACAAGGGCTATTTTCGTGAGGCCGGCTTAGAGGTCGAGCTGAAATTCTTCGACGCGGCGCAGCCGATCGCGGTCGCCACCACCTCGGGGGACGTCGATTTCGGCATCACCGCCTTCACCGCAGGTCTCTACAATCTCGCCGGCAAGGGCACGCTGAAGGTGATCGGCGGCATGAGCCGCGAGAAGGCCGGCTATCCCCTGATCGGCTATTTCGCCAGCAACAACGCCTATGCCGCCGGCCTGAAGACGCCGAAGGATCTTGCCGGCAAGCGCGTGGCGGTGACGCAGGTCGGATCAAGCTTTCACTATTCGCTCGGCCTGCTCGCCGACAAATACGGCTTCAAGCTTGCGGACGTGAAGATCGTGCCGCTGCAATCGCTGTCGAATGCGGCGGCTGCGCTGAAGGGCGAGACCGTCGATGCGGCGCTGCTGCCGATCTCCACCGCACGCAAGCTGATGGACGAGGGCGGCGCAAAGTTTCTGGGCTGGGTCGGCGACGAGACGCCCTGGCAGCTGGGCGCGGTGTTCGCCTCGCCGAAGACGCTGACCAACAAGGTGCTGGTGACAAAACTGCTCGGCGCGCTCGCGAAGGCCGACCGCGAATATCACGATGTCATCCTCGCCGCGATGAAGGACGGCGTCGCGCCGATCAACGACAAGACGAAGCCGCTCTTGGAGATCATTGCCAAGTACACCAATTTGCCGGTCGAGCAGGTGGTCGGCAATTGTGCCTATATCGACCCCGACGGCAAGCTGGACGTGAAGAACGTCGACAACCAGATCAAATGGCTGCAGGAGCAGGGCTTTGCCGACAAAGGCTTCGATGCGAACGCGATCATCGCGAAGGACTATGTGAAGGCGGATTGA